From Cellulosimicrobium cellulans, the proteins below share one genomic window:
- a CDS encoding carbohydrate binding domain-containing protein, with the protein MRTTRLARSRARLAGALALAVALPGAAGLSAVAAPSAAPSATPSVAPSATPTTTTVYYPDRPGWAATNVHYGVDGAAWTSVPGVPMADACPGWLTAEVDLGAASGVQLTFNDGAGTWDNNRGANYRAGAGPVVVQDGVLTAGASPCGTDPTDPTGPTDPADTTATIYYATSWAAPKIHYQVGSGAWTSVPGTPMTAACAGWFAHTIDLGEASGGQVVFNDGSGRWDNNGGGNYRYAAGPQTVSGGVLAPVEESPCGPDVPEEPDTRAPSVPSGLVATADGVRVTVTWDASTDDTGVTGYTLTRTGGAGPVTRDVTTPSATDVGLLEATPYAYSVTAVDAAGNRSAASAPVTVTTGTKPVVDPGTTGEPLGGDPREDSIYFVMTARFNDGVSENNRGGSQHVKSGNAANGDPMFRGDFQGLIDKLDYVKGLGFSAIWITPVVLNRSDYDFHGYHGWDFFRVDPRLETPGASYQELIDAAHAKGIKIYQDVVYNHSSRWGAKGLFVPTVWGARDGQWDWMYSAKEEGREYDPMEENDGNDPTLTAAQNALAKGRTYNGDLWSTTAPAGNTCSGFGTPTQYKSPEGFQIYNCQWPSPTSGMFPKSTYHQCWIGNWEGKDAQDCWLHDDLADFNTENAEVQQYLIDAYNRYIDMGVDGFRVDTAVHVPRVMWNRHFLPAIQEHAVATHGEKGKDFYVFGEVAAFVNDKWNRGSVNHSAQFYTWKERKEYSLDDVVAAAEQFQYENLLGTGNQPTSDNAFLGGADGNTYHAPDHTKFSGMNVIDMRTHMNFGDAGNAYHNGKDSDDSYNDATYNVVYVDSHDYGPNKSTVRYAGGTDAWAENMSLMWTFRGIPTLYYGSEIEFQAGKPIDCGPTCPLATTGRAYYGDHLAGDVVASDFGVVESASGAVAQTLQKPLVQHVQRLNQIRRAVPALQKGQYSTVGVQGNMAYKRRFTEGAVDSFVLVTVTDAATFARVPNGTYVDAVTGDRRVVTNGTLAVPAPGKGNLRAYVLDLPDNPAPGKVGQAGPYLK; encoded by the coding sequence ATGCGAACAACGAGGCTCGCAAGGTCGCGGGCACGCCTGGCGGGGGCGCTCGCCCTCGCCGTCGCGCTGCCGGGGGCGGCCGGACTGAGCGCCGTCGCGGCACCGAGCGCGGCACCGAGCGCAACACCGAGCGTGGCACCGAGCGCGACACCGACCACGACGACCGTCTACTACCCCGACCGCCCCGGCTGGGCGGCGACGAACGTCCACTACGGCGTCGACGGCGCCGCGTGGACGTCGGTCCCCGGCGTGCCGATGGCAGACGCGTGCCCGGGCTGGCTGACGGCCGAGGTCGACCTCGGCGCGGCGTCGGGGGTGCAGCTCACCTTCAACGACGGTGCCGGGACCTGGGACAACAACCGCGGCGCCAACTACCGGGCGGGCGCAGGGCCCGTCGTCGTGCAGGACGGCGTGCTCACCGCGGGGGCGTCGCCGTGCGGCACCGACCCCACCGACCCGACAGGCCCGACGGACCCCGCGGACACGACCGCGACGATCTACTACGCGACGTCGTGGGCCGCGCCGAAGATCCACTACCAGGTGGGCTCGGGTGCGTGGACGAGCGTCCCGGGCACTCCGATGACTGCGGCGTGCGCGGGCTGGTTCGCGCACACCATCGACCTCGGCGAGGCGAGCGGCGGCCAGGTCGTCTTCAACGACGGCTCCGGGCGGTGGGACAACAACGGCGGAGGCAACTACCGCTACGCCGCGGGACCGCAGACGGTCTCGGGCGGCGTCCTCGCGCCGGTCGAGGAGAGCCCGTGCGGACCCGACGTCCCCGAGGAGCCGGACACGCGGGCGCCCAGCGTCCCGTCCGGGCTCGTCGCGACGGCCGACGGCGTGCGCGTGACGGTCACGTGGGACGCCTCGACGGACGACACGGGCGTCACCGGCTACACCCTCACCCGCACCGGAGGAGCGGGCCCGGTGACGCGGGACGTCACGACCCCGTCCGCGACGGACGTGGGACTGCTCGAGGCGACCCCGTACGCGTACTCCGTGACGGCCGTCGACGCCGCGGGGAACCGCTCCGCGGCGAGCGCACCCGTCACCGTCACGACGGGCACGAAGCCCGTCGTCGACCCGGGGACGACGGGCGAGCCGCTCGGCGGCGACCCGCGCGAGGACTCGATCTACTTCGTCATGACCGCGCGCTTCAACGACGGCGTCAGCGAGAACAACCGGGGCGGGTCGCAGCACGTGAAGTCGGGCAACGCGGCGAACGGCGACCCGATGTTCCGCGGCGACTTCCAGGGGCTGATCGACAAGCTGGACTACGTCAAGGGTCTCGGCTTCTCGGCGATCTGGATCACGCCCGTCGTGCTCAACCGGTCCGACTACGACTTCCACGGTTACCACGGCTGGGACTTCTTCCGCGTGGACCCGCGCCTCGAGACGCCGGGCGCCTCCTACCAGGAGCTCATCGACGCAGCGCACGCGAAGGGCATCAAGATCTACCAGGACGTCGTGTACAACCACTCGTCGCGCTGGGGCGCCAAGGGCTTGTTCGTACCGACCGTGTGGGGCGCGCGCGACGGCCAGTGGGACTGGATGTACTCGGCGAAGGAGGAGGGCCGCGAGTACGACCCGATGGAGGAGAACGACGGGAACGACCCGACCCTCACCGCCGCGCAGAACGCGCTCGCGAAGGGCCGCACGTACAACGGCGACCTGTGGTCGACGACGGCCCCCGCGGGGAACACGTGCTCTGGGTTCGGCACGCCCACGCAGTACAAGAGCCCCGAGGGGTTCCAGATCTACAACTGCCAGTGGCCGTCGCCCACGTCGGGCATGTTCCCGAAGAGCACGTACCACCAGTGCTGGATCGGGAACTGGGAGGGCAAGGACGCGCAGGACTGCTGGCTGCACGACGACCTGGCGGACTTCAACACCGAGAACGCCGAGGTGCAGCAGTACCTGATCGACGCCTACAACCGGTACATCGACATGGGGGTCGACGGCTTCCGCGTCGACACCGCGGTGCACGTCCCGCGCGTCATGTGGAACCGGCACTTCCTGCCCGCGATCCAGGAGCACGCCGTCGCGACGCACGGTGAGAAGGGCAAGGACTTCTACGTCTTCGGCGAGGTCGCGGCCTTCGTCAACGACAAGTGGAACCGCGGCTCCGTGAACCACTCCGCGCAGTTCTACACGTGGAAGGAGCGCAAGGAGTACTCGCTCGACGACGTCGTCGCCGCGGCGGAGCAGTTCCAGTACGAGAACCTCCTGGGCACCGGCAACCAGCCGACGTCGGACAACGCGTTCCTCGGGGGTGCCGACGGCAACACGTACCACGCGCCCGACCACACGAAGTTCTCCGGCATGAACGTCATCGACATGCGCACGCACATGAACTTCGGGGACGCGGGCAACGCGTACCACAACGGCAAGGACTCGGACGACTCGTACAACGACGCGACGTACAACGTGGTGTACGTCGACTCGCACGACTACGGGCCGAACAAGTCGACGGTGCGCTACGCCGGCGGCACGGACGCATGGGCCGAGAACATGAGCCTCATGTGGACGTTCCGGGGCATCCCGACGCTCTACTACGGCTCGGAGATCGAGTTCCAGGCGGGCAAGCCGATCGACTGCGGCCCGACGTGCCCGCTCGCCACGACCGGCCGCGCGTACTACGGCGACCACCTCGCGGGCGACGTCGTCGCGAGCGACTTCGGGGTCGTGGAGTCCGCGTCGGGCGCGGTCGCGCAGACCCTCCAGAAGCCGCTGGTCCAGCACGTGCAGCGGCTCAACCAGATCCGTCGTGCCGTGCCGGCGCTGCAGAAGGGCCAGTACTCGACGGTCGGGGTGCAGGGGAACATGGCGTACAAGCGCCGGTTCACCGAGGGCGCCGTGGACAGCTTCGTGCTCGTCACGGTGACGGACGCCGCGACCTTCGCCCGCGTCCCGAACGGCACGTACGTCGACGCCGTGACGGGCGACCGGAGGGTCGTGACGAACGGGACCCTGGCCGTCCCCGCACCGGGCAAGGGCAACCTGCGCGCCTACGTGCTCGACCTCCCGGACAACCCCGCGCCGGGCAAGGTCGGGCAGGCGGGGCCCTACCTCAAGTAG
- a CDS encoding NAD(P)-dependent oxidoreductase, whose translation MAHHASTRTSTETSTETSTDVTIIGLGLMGRALADAVLAAGHRVTVWNRTAAKAEGLVSRGARLAESVESAVLASPVSIVCVADYESLQQAFASVSGELDGRVLVNLTSGEPEQARELARWADQGGARSLDGAIMAVPSTIGTADAIILLSGSRAAFETQQPLLAALGDATFLGDDHGLSALYDVAGLSVMWGVLNAWLQGVALLGTAGVDASTFTPFATQVAQETVGWLSGYADQVDRGSYPPDDATLATHAGGIAHLVRVSERLGVDAELPRLFQSLVARALATGQADQSYAALIEQLTPGARTS comes from the coding sequence ATGGCACACCACGCGAGCACGCGGACGAGCACCGAGACGAGCACCGAGACGAGCACCGACGTCACGATCATCGGCCTGGGACTGATGGGCAGGGCACTGGCAGACGCCGTCCTGGCGGCGGGGCACCGGGTGACGGTCTGGAACCGCACGGCCGCGAAGGCAGAGGGGCTCGTCTCCCGAGGCGCGCGGCTCGCCGAATCGGTCGAGAGCGCGGTCCTGGCGAGCCCCGTGAGCATCGTCTGCGTCGCGGACTACGAGTCGCTCCAGCAGGCGTTCGCGTCGGTCTCCGGGGAGCTCGACGGCCGCGTCCTGGTCAACCTGACCTCGGGCGAACCGGAGCAGGCCCGCGAGCTGGCCCGGTGGGCGGACCAGGGAGGCGCCCGCTCCCTCGACGGCGCGATCATGGCGGTCCCCTCGACCATCGGCACCGCGGACGCGATCATCCTGCTGAGCGGTTCGAGGGCGGCCTTCGAGACCCAACAGCCCCTCCTCGCCGCACTCGGAGACGCGACCTTCCTCGGCGACGACCACGGCCTGTCGGCGCTGTACGACGTCGCCGGCCTCAGCGTGATGTGGGGCGTCCTGAACGCGTGGCTCCAGGGGGTGGCCCTGCTCGGGACCGCCGGTGTCGACGCGTCCACCTTCACGCCGTTCGCGACGCAGGTCGCGCAGGAGACGGTCGGATGGCTGTCCGGCTATGCCGACCAGGTCGACCGCGGCTCCTACCCGCCCGACGACGCGACGCTCGCCACCCACGCGGGCGGGATCGCCCACCTCGTCCGGGTGAGCGAGCGGCTGGGCGTCGACGCGGAGCTCCCGCGGCTGTTCCAGTCGCTGGTGGCCCGGGCGCTCGCCACGGGCCAGGCGGACCAGAGCTACGCTGCGCTGATCGAGCAGCTCACCCCGGGTGCGAGGACCTCCTGA
- the pyrE gene encoding orotate phosphoribosyltransferase, producing MATVTTDSASTLASTPREQLLALIRELAVVHGRVTLSSGKEADYYVDLRRVTLHHRAAPLIGHQLLDLLEEQGLGTAEVDAVGGLTLGADPIATALLHAAASRGQDLDAFVVRKAAKAHGMQRQIEGPDVAGRKVVVVEDTTTTGGSPITAIEAVRAAGGEVVGVATIVDRATGAGEKIEALGVPYHFLFSLEDLGLA from the coding sequence CTGGCGACCGTGACTACTGACTCCGCCTCGACGCTCGCCTCGACGCCCCGCGAGCAGCTGCTCGCCCTGATCCGTGAGCTCGCCGTCGTGCACGGCCGGGTGACGCTCTCCTCCGGCAAGGAGGCGGACTACTACGTCGACCTGCGGCGCGTGACGCTGCACCACCGCGCGGCGCCGCTCATCGGGCACCAGCTCCTGGACCTCCTCGAGGAGCAGGGCCTCGGCACGGCGGAGGTCGACGCCGTCGGCGGGCTGACGCTCGGTGCCGACCCCATCGCGACCGCGCTCCTGCACGCCGCGGCCTCGCGCGGGCAGGACCTCGACGCGTTCGTCGTGCGCAAGGCGGCCAAGGCGCACGGCATGCAGCGGCAGATCGAGGGCCCGGACGTCGCGGGCCGCAAGGTCGTCGTCGTCGAGGACACGACGACGACGGGCGGGTCGCCGATCACGGCGATCGAGGCCGTGCGCGCCGCCGGGGGCGAGGTCGTCGGGGTGGCGACGATCGTCGACCGCGCGACGGGCGCGGGCGAGAAGATCGAGGCGCTCGGCGTGCCCTACCACTTCCTGTTCAGCCTGGAGGACCTCGGCCTCGCCTGA
- a CDS encoding MerR family transcriptional regulator, whose translation MHIGELSRRSGVKAHQLRYYEAQGLLAPGRTAAGYRRYDQADLVKVTQIRHLLDAGLSTEDIAYLLPCATGEAPELVGCPELLTALRARLRRVDDQIDTLTRSREALVRYIDDAERVGATTYGPFGASPAEPAHS comes from the coding sequence GTGCACATCGGAGAGCTGAGCCGTCGGAGCGGGGTCAAGGCCCACCAGCTGCGGTACTACGAGGCGCAGGGGCTGCTGGCACCGGGTCGCACCGCGGCCGGGTACCGCCGGTACGACCAGGCAGACCTCGTCAAGGTGACGCAGATCCGGCACCTGCTCGACGCCGGTCTGTCCACCGAGGACATCGCCTACCTGCTGCCGTGCGCGACCGGAGAGGCCCCGGAGCTCGTGGGCTGCCCGGAGCTGCTGACCGCCCTGCGGGCGCGGCTGCGTCGTGTGGACGACCAGATCGACACGCTGACCCGGTCCCGCGAGGCCCTGGTCCGCTACATCGACGACGCCGAGCGGGTGGGCGCCACGACGTACGGGCCCTTCGGCGCGAGCCCGGCGGAGCCGGCCCACTCATGA
- a CDS encoding exodeoxyribonuclease III, with protein sequence MRLATWNINSVRARVDRAVAFLERTGTDVLALQETKCADAQFPVAPFEAAGYEVAHVGVNQWNGVAVVSRVGLDDVETSFPGQPAFGENVEARALGATCGGVRVWSLYVPHGREVGDPHYAYKLAWLDELRARAAGWLADDPAAQVALVGDWNVAPLDTDVWDVAYFAGKTHVTPAERDAFAAFGAAGYTEVTREALPAEHTYTYWDYQRLRFPRNEGMRIDFAYLSPAARARVTGVAIDRDERKGKGASDHVPVVVDLAD encoded by the coding sequence GTGCGCCTCGCGACCTGGAACATCAACTCCGTCCGTGCCCGCGTCGACCGGGCGGTCGCGTTCCTCGAGCGGACCGGGACCGACGTCCTCGCGCTCCAGGAGACCAAGTGCGCCGACGCGCAGTTCCCCGTCGCGCCGTTCGAGGCGGCGGGGTACGAGGTCGCGCACGTGGGCGTGAACCAGTGGAACGGCGTCGCGGTCGTCTCGCGCGTCGGCCTGGACGACGTCGAGACCTCCTTCCCGGGCCAGCCCGCCTTCGGCGAGAACGTCGAGGCGCGCGCCCTCGGCGCGACGTGCGGGGGCGTGCGCGTGTGGAGCCTCTACGTCCCCCACGGCCGCGAGGTCGGGGACCCGCACTACGCGTACAAGCTGGCGTGGCTCGACGAGCTCCGCGCACGGGCGGCGGGCTGGCTCGCGGACGACCCGGCGGCGCAGGTCGCCCTGGTCGGGGACTGGAACGTGGCCCCGCTGGACACCGACGTGTGGGACGTCGCGTACTTCGCGGGCAAGACGCACGTGACACCGGCCGAGCGCGACGCGTTCGCGGCGTTCGGCGCCGCCGGGTACACCGAGGTCACGCGCGAGGCGCTCCCCGCCGAGCACACGTACACGTACTGGGACTACCAACGGCTGCGGTTCCCGCGGAACGAGGGCATGCGGATCGACTTCGCCTACCTCTCCCCCGCCGCCCGCGCCCGGGTGACCGGCGTGGCGATCGACCGCGACGAGCGCAAGGGCAAGGGCGCGTCCGACCACGTCCCGGTCGTCGTCGACCTCGCGGACTGA
- a CDS encoding SDR family NAD(P)-dependent oxidoreductase produces the protein MATALITGASAGLGLEFAWQLATARHDLVLVARDEARLEEVAGQIRAAAGVRVQVLPADLSVPDDVARVAERLASPGGPDERPVGLLVNNAGFATQQHFVDGDLDVELRALDVMVRAVLILSHAAAGQMTARGRGAILNVASVAALTAGGTYAAAKAWVRSFTEGLAVELHGTGVTATVLCPGFTHTEFHDRAGIDKSVLPELAWLDADRVVAAALADVRRGVVISTPSVRYRVASAALRAMPRSAVRAIGKYR, from the coding sequence ATGGCGACAGCACTCATCACCGGCGCGAGCGCCGGCCTGGGCCTGGAGTTCGCGTGGCAGCTCGCCACGGCGCGGCACGACCTCGTGCTCGTCGCGCGCGACGAGGCGCGCCTCGAGGAGGTCGCGGGCCAGATCCGGGCCGCCGCGGGCGTGCGCGTCCAGGTCCTGCCGGCGGACCTCTCCGTGCCCGACGACGTCGCGCGCGTGGCCGAGCGCCTCGCCTCGCCCGGCGGCCCGGACGAGCGCCCGGTCGGGCTGCTCGTGAACAACGCGGGCTTCGCGACCCAGCAGCACTTCGTGGACGGCGACCTCGACGTCGAGCTCCGTGCGCTCGACGTCATGGTGCGCGCCGTCCTGATCCTGTCCCACGCCGCCGCCGGTCAGATGACCGCGCGGGGGCGGGGCGCGATCCTCAACGTCGCGTCCGTCGCGGCCCTCACCGCGGGCGGCACCTACGCGGCCGCGAAGGCGTGGGTGCGCTCGTTCACGGAGGGTCTCGCCGTCGAGCTGCACGGCACCGGCGTCACCGCGACCGTGCTGTGCCCGGGCTTCACGCACACGGAGTTCCACGACCGCGCCGGCATCGACAAGTCCGTCCTGCCGGAGCTCGCGTGGCTCGACGCCGACCGGGTGGTCGCCGCGGCGCTCGCGGACGTGCGGCGCGGTGTCGTCATCTCGACCCCGTCGGTGCGCTACCGCGTCGCGTCGGCCGCCCTGCGCGCGATGCCGCGCTCGGCCGTCCGCGCGATCGGCAAGTACCGCTGA